One region of Chanodichthys erythropterus isolate Z2021 chromosome 24, ASM2448905v1, whole genome shotgun sequence genomic DNA includes:
- the LOC137015134 gene encoding uncharacterized protein, protein MDSQSGFKSGHSTETVTEALRLARVTSKSSVLILLDLSAAFDTVIHQILLSTLKSKGISGTTLQWFESYLSDDPTVAGRIAACLTAISAWMKDHHLQLNLAKTELLVVGANPTLHHNLSVQLGSPTITPSRTARNLGVVMDAGLTFTDHVAATTRACRFALYNIRKIRPFLSEHSTQILVQALVLSRLDYCNALLFGLPACTVKPLQLIQNAAARLVFNEPKRAHVTPLFISLHWLPVAARIQFKALMFAYRTTAGSAPLYLNSLLQTYASSRNLRSASERRLVVPSQRGTKSLSRIFSGSVPGWWNDLPFQKKSFSSALDPVIVALTLISILLPSIWVFI, encoded by the exons ATGGACA GccagtctggtttcaagagtggccactcaaCTGAGACTgtcactgaagccctgagactggcacgagtgacttcaaaatcatcagtactcatcttgctggatctgtctgctgcttttgacacagttatccaccagatcctcctgtctacaCTCAAGTCGAAGGGCATCTCAGGAACCACACTCCAGTggttcgagtcttacctctcag atgatccgacggttgctggtcgcatcgcagcctgcctgacagccatttctgcctggatgaaggaccaccacctccaactcaaccttgcaaaaacggaactgcttgtggtcggtgcaaacccaacacttcatcacaacctttcagttcaacttgggtcaccaaccatcactccttccaggacagccagaaaccttggagtggtgatggatgctggtctaaccttcacagatcatgttgcagcaacgacccgggcctgcagatttgccttgtacaacatcaggaagattagacccttcctatcggagcattccacacaaattcttgtccaagctcttgttctctccagactggactattgtaatgctctcttgtttggacttccagcatgcactgtcaagcctctacaactgatccagaacgctgcagcaagactggtcttcaacgagccgaagagagcgcacgtcactcctctcttcatcagtctgcactggctgccagtagctgctcgcatccaattcaaggctctgatgtttgcttacagaacgaccgctggctctgctccgctataccttaactcactacttcagacttacgcgtcctccagaaacttgcgttctgcaagtgaacggcgccttgtggtgccatcacaaaggggcacaaaatcactctcgcGGATCTTCTCCGggtctgttcctggctggtggaatgacctgccttttcaaaaaaaatctttttcttcagcacttgacccagtaatagtagcacttaccttgatttCTATTCTTCTTCCATCTATCTgggtatttatttaa